Proteins from a genomic interval of Saccopteryx leptura isolate mSacLep1 chromosome 13, mSacLep1_pri_phased_curated, whole genome shotgun sequence:
- the LOC136384496 gene encoding small ribosomal subunit protein uS5, whose translation MGSRRSFRGGFGSGIRGRGRGGARGGKAEDKEWIPVTKLGRLVKDMKIKSLEEIYLFSLPIKESEIIDFFLGASLKDEVLKIMPVQKQTRAGQRTRFKAFVAIGDYNGHVGLGVKCSKEVATAIRGAIILAKLSIVPVRRGYWGNKIGKPHTVPCKVTGRCGSVLVRLIPAPRGIGIVSAPVPKKLLMMAGIDDCYTSARGCTATLGNFAKATFDAISKTYSYLTPDLWKETVFTKSPYQEFTDHLVKTHTRVSVQRTQAPAVATT comes from the coding sequence ATGGGAAGCCGCCGCAGCTTCCGTGGAGGATTTGGCAGCGGCATCCGGGGTCGGGGTCGCGGTGGGGCTCGCGGAGGCAAGGCGGAGGACAAGGAGTGGATTCCGGTCACCAAGCTGGGGCGCCTGGTCAAGGACATGAAGATCAAGTCTCTGGAAGAGATCTATCTCTTCTCCCTGCCTATCAAGGAATCAGAGATTATTGACTTTTTCTTGGGGGCATCCCTTAAGGACGAAGTTTTGAAGATTATGCCTGTGCAAAAGCAGACACGCGCTGGCCAGAGGACCCGGTTCAAGGCATTTGTTGCCATTGGAGACTACAATGGACATGTTGGTCTGGGTGTTAAGTGTTCAAAAGAAGTAGCCACTGCAATCCGTGGGGCCATTATCCTGGCCAAGCTCTCTATTGTTCCTGTTCGGCGAGGCTACTGGGGGAACAAGATCGGCAAGCCCCACACTGTCCCTTGCAAGGTGACAGGCCGCTGTGGCTCTGTGCTGGTGCGCCTCATCCCTGCCCCCAGAGGCATTGGCATTGTCTCTGCCCCTGTGCCCAAGAAATTGCTGATGATGGCTGGTATTGACGACTGCTATACCTCGGCTAGGGGCTGCACTGCTACCCTGGGCAACTTTGCCAAGGCCACCTTTGATGCCATCTCCAAGACCTATAGCTATCTCACCCCTGACCTCTGGAAAGAGACTGTGTTCACTAAGTCTCCCTATCAGGAATTCACTGACCATCTTGTAAAGACCCACACCCGAGTTtctgtgcagaggacccaggctcctgCTGTGGCCACCACATGA